Within the Criblamydia sequanensis CRIB-18 genome, the region GGCTATCCACTGATACATTGGAGGTTGGAATTTCAATAAAGCTCTCAGCAAAATCCGAAATAAAAAGATAATAGGTTTGATTATCAGAAGGAAGGGTTCCATTAAGCTCGCCCAAATGATGGATAAAACCTAAACATAACAATAGAACAACTCTTGTAAAATATTGCTTAACCCACATAAGAAACCTCTAAATTAAAGGAAATTGTTAACACTCTAAGAATTTTTTTCTCTTAAAACTTGCAAGGCCTCCAAATTAGGGGGAAAGGGCAAATTTTTCCACTCAAATTTTAAAATTTTTTCTACGCTTCCCTTTAGCGGCTTTATTGCTTTTCAAGAAAAAAAAGGTTATAATTACTTTCTTTTAAGGAGATTTTATGAAAAATTATTTTTTAAAATCATTAATACTTCTTTTACTAATTGGGACAACATTTTTTCCCTTTACTGCGAAAGCAGAAATATTAGATGACAAATTTGACCTGAAGTGTTTGCAAGGCTCAAAGTTAGGATACTATATCGGCTCATTTGACCCGATTCATCTCGGCCATCAAAATGTGATTGATCAAGCGTTAAAATCAGGGTCGGTAGATTATGTTCTCATTTATCCTGTGCCAGGCGGCGATGCCTTTAAAAATAGAAGCGATTTTGCCGAGCGCTTAAAAATGATAGCAAGCGTATATCAACAACACCCCAAAGTTTTAATAACTTCTTGGTCGCCGAAAGAACTACAAGATAATTTTTCCTCTACGATCGATTTGGAGATAATAGGGATTATCGGTTCTGATGTCATAACTGACACGTTAATGGGGCCTGACAAAGAATTAAGTGAAAAATACCGCAGTGTTTTTATGAGAGGGATTCCTCTAAAAGAGAAACATTACCAACATACTATAGGCGCTTTAATGGCCTTAAAAGCGGATTCTTTTCTTGTAGCTTTACGTGGGGATGTGGATTTATCTTACTTGGAAAATCGTATTTATGACCGTCCTATTAGAGCTTTTATACCCTCAAAAACCACATCTTCAACAGAGGTGAGAAAGGCAATCGCCAATAGACAACCCTTTGAACCCTTCTTGTCCTATCAAGTTCAGGCCATTATAAAGCAAGAAGGCCTATATGGCTTTCCCTCTCAATTCAATAAAGCGTTGCAGGACGAGCTTTTAGAAATGCAAGAACAGGATCAAAAAGCTAGATTTAGTTTGATGAGCCATAAAGAGCCTTCTAAAGAACTCTATGAAAATATTAAAAAAATTGATGTCCGGAATGGAAAAAGGCTGAAAACTATTATCAATCAATATGGATGGCCGGGAGTCTCTCTTGTCGGTCTTGAGGGCGCTTCTGCCTTTTGGATTTTAGTACAGCATCAAGATCAGGATGTGGATTTTCAAAAAGAATGTCTTGAGCTTTTAAAAGAAGCTGTAAACCAGTATGAAGCTTCTTTACAATCGCAAGCTTATCTTACAGATCGTGTTAAAGTTAATGAGGGAAAACCTCAAATTTATGGCACCCAATGGGTGCAGAAAGAAGGAAACTTTTGCTTGTATCCGGTAGAAGATATTGAACATCTCGACAAACGTCGTTTACAAATGGGTTTAAATACGATTGCTGAATACAAAAAGCAAATGCAAATGATTTATCAACTTAGTGAGGAGCCTTTTAGAATAGATTAAATGAGTGATTCAAAAAAAATTAACATTAGACAAGCAACCTTAAACGATGCCAATACTATTCTTAAGGAAGAACGCGCCATAGCTGAAATTCCGGGCTATTTTTGTTCTTCGCCTTCAGAATTGTCCCTTGATAGTATCATCAATGCAATTTCGGTCTTAAAAGATAAAAGCGGGGTATTTCTTGTTGCTGAATGCAATGAAGTGCTCGTAGGCCACGCTTTTTTAGAGATTCCACATGTTAAGTCATTACAACATGTGGCTGAATTAAATATGGCTGTACATCTAGGTTGGCAAAATCAAGGTATAGGGACAATGCTACTCCATCGCATCATTGATTGGGCCCAAGAGTCAAAATTTATACGAAAGATTCAACTAAATGTTCGTGCAACGAACTTGCCTGCCATCTCATTGTATAAAAAAATGGGTTTTGAAGAAGAAGGACGATTAAAAAATCGAGTCAGAGTCAATGACAGCTACGTTGACGATATCATCATGGGTTTAAGTTTAGTTGCATAGTAGACTTCTTTTGATTTAAGAGAGACTTTGAGGAAAATATGATTCAAATAAGACAAGCCCTTCAATCGGAAATTGATTGGGTCAATGCCTGCTATGAAGAGGTGGATTTTCGACCCTCGTCCTTTGACAAAGAAATCATAGCTATTGCCGAGTACAAAGGTCAAAAGGCAGGTTTAGGGAGGCTAGTCTCTGTTGACTCTAAAACTCTAGAACTTGGTGGAATGTATGTTTTTGAAGCTTTTAGAAAAAAAGGGATAGCCGGAAAAATAGTTGAATTTCTTATGAAGTTGTCCTCTAAGCAAAATATCTATTGCATCCCTTTCGAGCCACTTATCCCTTTTTACTCTAAATTCGGGTTTATCAAAGGGTTTAATCATGAAGAGGTTCCCTACTCAATTTTACAAAAATATTTATGGTGCAAAGAAAAGTATCCGACTGAGGTAAGCCTCTTATTTAAAAAAGCAACCTAAATGATATAACTCTAAATAATACAATATTAAAGAAGTTAGGAGACATAAATGAGTCAAGCTACCCAAAATCTGCAAGAAGCGTTTGCATACGCTATGAGCATTCGTCCGGAAATTGGAGGCTTCCCCACTCTTGCCGAGGCATTAAGAAAAGCTGGAATCACTAAAAATATTTGGAATCTTCCCTCTTGCCAAAGCATTTACATCACTAAATTTGGCCCTGTTGTAACCCAAGGCATTTCTCTTGTTAATGCTACAGTTGACATTCCGCCTTTTAATAAAGAAGCGCTCATAAAAGCTTTAAGGGTAGATCAAGCGGGTCAAAGCTCTTTTCCGGAATTTTTAAAAGCTTCTTGGGAAGCGGGAGTTGTAAGTTACGTGGTAGATTTTGAAAAACGCCAAGTAACCTACTATGGAGTTTTGGATGAATTCTATTCTGAAGAATACCCTGCAGTAGAGATAGCACTTAAATCTCGATGACTTGATTAAGTTCCGGAAGCATAGGCTTTAAGCCGTAATCTTTCACTATTTGAGAGGCCAAAGCTTCCCTTTCTAGATTTTCTCCATGGGTCAATAGAACTTTGGGTTTAGCTGCAGCAAGCGTGCTAAACCATTTCAATAAATCGTTTTGCCCCGCATGAGCGCTAAAGCCATTTAAGGTATGCACCTTGGCTCTAACTTGTATCTTTTCGCCGTGGATTTTAACTTCTCTAGCTCCATCTACAAGCAGCCTTCCAAGCGATCCGTAGCCCTGATACCCGACGATAAGCACCTGAGTTGAGGTGTTAGGCAAGTTGAATTTTAAATGATGTTGAATGCGGCCGCCATTGCACATTCCAGCTCCCGCTAGAATGGCGCAAGGCCCTTTAAGATCGTTAAGTTGCTTTGATTCCTCAACAGAAGTTGTGAATTTAAACCAGGTGCGATCCAAAGGAAAAACCCCTTGCTTTCTCAAGCTAACCGTCTCCTCATCAAAAAGATCAGGGTGGTGGACAAAAACTTTTCCGGCTTCGATGGCCATTGGGCTATCCACAATTACAGGAAAAGGAGGCACCTTATTTTGGAAAAAGAGAATAGCTAATTGATAAAGGATGTGTTGAGTTCGACCGATTGCGAAAGCCGGAATAAGTATTTTCCCTTTTTTTTCAAAAGCTTGATATATGATCTCCTCAAACTCTTTTATTGTCTCGGAATAAGAGCGATGGTTTCTATTGCCGTAAGTAGATTCTAAAAAAACAACGTCTGCATCTTTTAGCAATTCAAAAGGGCGAACAATGGGTTGTTCATAAGGCCCAAGATCACCGGAAAAAACAATAACAGCAGTTCTTCCTTTCTCCTCGACTGTCAATTCAATACTCGCCGATCCTAGCATATGTCCAGCCTCATAAAATTTTGCTGAAATACCCTCTGCTACGTCAAACCGCTCATGGAGATCAACGATTTTACTCTGCGATCGGAAATTCTTAAGATCTTCCGGGACATAAAGCGCTTCAAAATGTTGCTCAGGATGATAGCGGTTTTTACGCTCTGTATCTTGCAACTGAATTCTAGCGGAATCTTGAAGAACAATTTCTGCTAAATCAAGCGTTGCCGATGTGGCATAAATGCTGTTTTTAAAGCCATATTTTAATAAAAGAGGAACTCTTCCTGTATGGTCAAGATGAGCATGAGTTAATAGCAAAGCATCCAAGCTTCTTGGATCAACCCCCTCCGGCAACTTATTTTTTTCCTCGGTACGTTTGCCGCCTTGAAACATGCCGGCATCGATCATTACTTTGGCATTTGCCGTTTCGATTAAGTAAGCTGAGCCTGTGACCTCTCCCCCGGCAGCTCCAAAAACTTTGATTTTCATTTAAACAAAAACCTTCTTCAAGCCATTTTTATAATTTGAATAATGCTAAACGTCTAAAATATATCATGGCTTCTCCATGTTAAAAAGCCCATCAAAATCCTTATCCGATAATACCATGCTTTAGGCTATGGGAAATAGGGTCTAGTTTTAAGCCATAATTTTAAGATCAAGCGGGCGCTTTTTGATTTTCCTTAAAACTTCTTTCCAACATTTTCTTAGCTAACATTTCTAAAGGGTCTATCACCTTCTTGGTACTTGAAGCAAGCTCTCCTGAAAAAAGTGAAAGCTCAGTACAGCCTAAGATAACCGCTTCTGCTTTCCCTCTCTCTATAACCCATAATAAATCTCTTGCTATTGAACGTGATTCACCTTGCAGGATACGATCAATAATCCCATCCACTTTTTCTTGAAGAGAGAGCTCGGGATAACGGCACTCGAAGAACTTCTTATGCAACTTGTTTTCTCTTGAAGTTCTTGTGCAAAGAACTAAGGGTACTTCGTCTAATCGAAGCTCTTCGCCAAGCAAGTTGGGAAGGTGGATCAGATCTTCTTGCTCCTGATCTTCTTCTAAAAAGTTATGCAACGTATTACAAGCAATCGCTAAAACTTCAGCACCTTGCGCACGCAGCTGATTTAAACTTAAAGTAAGTTCAGTTTTCAAAAGCTTTGGGTTTTTCTTATCAGTCAACATGTCTGAAAAAGGAAAGCTATTTAACAAAACTTGCGGGTAATCCCCATCTTTATAGCATCCATATTGTCTGCTTGATAGAAATAATAGGCGCTCAAAAAGCCGTAACCCCGCAAAAGGGCCTGCACCGCCGACGATGCCAATAATTTTTGGTTTCATAAAAATTTTCCATAGTTATTTATATAAAGTAATTCTGAAAAACAAATAGAAACCAAAAACAATTAGGCCAAGCTAATGCTTAAAGACATCTATAAACTTTCAGATCAAAAAAAAGTAAAAATTGAGAAATTATTGAGCGGAATGCTCGTGATGAGGACGATGGGAGGAAAAATTGATTAGACAGTTTGTTGGCATGAGCCTTGATCTTTCAATTAAAGTAAAAAAAAATTTTATATTCATACTAACCTCTTTATTTGCTTAATTTATTAAGCTATCTAATTATAAGGAAAATCAAATTCTAGAACAATAACTTAAATAATCTAAATCTATTGCT harbors:
- a CDS encoding DUF6624 domain-containing protein, with protein sequence MKNYFLKSLILLLLIGTTFFPFTAKAEILDDKFDLKCLQGSKLGYYIGSFDPIHLGHQNVIDQALKSGSVDYVLIYPVPGGDAFKNRSDFAERLKMIASVYQQHPKVLITSWSPKELQDNFSSTIDLEIIGIIGSDVITDTLMGPDKELSEKYRSVFMRGIPLKEKHYQHTIGALMALKADSFLVALRGDVDLSYLENRIYDRPIRAFIPSKTTSSTEVRKAIANRQPFEPFLSYQVQAIIKQEGLYGFPSQFNKALQDELLEMQEQDQKARFSLMSHKEPSKELYENIKKIDVRNGKRLKTIINQYGWPGVSLVGLEGASAFWILVQHQDQDVDFQKECLELLKEAVNQYEASLQSQAYLTDRVKVNEGKPQIYGTQWVQKEGNFCLYPVEDIEHLDKRRLQMGLNTIAEYKKQMQMIYQLSEEPFRID
- a CDS encoding GNAT family N-acetyltransferase, yielding MSDSKKINIRQATLNDANTILKEERAIAEIPGYFCSSPSELSLDSIINAISVLKDKSGVFLVAECNEVLVGHAFLEIPHVKSLQHVAELNMAVHLGWQNQGIGTMLLHRIIDWAQESKFIRKIQLNVRATNLPAISLYKKMGFEEEGRLKNRVRVNDSYVDDIIMGLSLVA
- a CDS encoding GNAT family N-acetyltransferase yields the protein MIQIRQALQSEIDWVNACYEEVDFRPSSFDKEIIAIAEYKGQKAGLGRLVSVDSKTLELGGMYVFEAFRKKGIAGKIVEFLMKLSSKQNIYCIPFEPLIPFYSKFGFIKGFNHEEVPYSILQKYLWCKEKYPTEVSLLFKKAT
- a CDS encoding DUF1398 domain-containing protein, with amino-acid sequence MSQATQNLQEAFAYAMSIRPEIGGFPTLAEALRKAGITKNIWNLPSCQSIYITKFGPVVTQGISLVNATVDIPPFNKEALIKALRVDQAGQSSFPEFLKASWEAGVVSYVVDFEKRQVTYYGVLDEFYSEEYPAVEIALKSR
- a CDS encoding MBL fold metallo-hydrolase, which encodes MKIKVFGAAGGEVTGSAYLIETANAKVMIDAGMFQGGKRTEEKNKLPEGVDPRSLDALLLTHAHLDHTGRVPLLLKYGFKNSIYATSATLDLAEIVLQDSARIQLQDTERKNRYHPEQHFEALYVPEDLKNFRSQSKIVDLHERFDVAEGISAKFYEAGHMLGSASIELTVEEKGRTAVIVFSGDLGPYEQPIVRPFELLKDADVVFLESTYGNRNHRSYSETIKEFEEIIYQAFEKKGKILIPAFAIGRTQHILYQLAILFFQNKVPPFPVIVDSPMAIEAGKVFVHHPDLFDEETVSLRKQGVFPLDRTWFKFTTSVEESKQLNDLKGPCAILAGAGMCNGGRIQHHLKFNLPNTSTQVLIVGYQGYGSLGRLLVDGAREVKIHGEKIQVRAKVHTLNGFSAHAGQNDLLKWFSTLAAAKPKVLLTHGENLEREALASQIVKDYGLKPMLPELNQVIEI
- a CDS encoding aspartate/glutamate racemase family protein, translated to MKPKIIGIVGGAGPFAGLRLFERLLFLSSRQYGCYKDGDYPQVLLNSFPFSDMLTDKKNPKLLKTELTLSLNQLRAQGAEVLAIACNTLHNFLEEDQEQEDLIHLPNLLGEELRLDEVPLVLCTRTSRENKLHKKFFECRYPELSLQEKVDGIIDRILQGESRSIARDLLWVIERGKAEAVILGCTELSLFSGELASSTKKVIDPLEMLAKKMLERSFKENQKAPA